In Nocardioides marinus, one DNA window encodes the following:
- the glgB gene encoding 1,4-alpha-glucan branching protein GlgB, giving the protein MTPPAPTEPPTRAATGTGTSPRPVPREELDQLVRGEHGHPHAVLGPHVHEGAVTVRALKPLAARVAVVGEFGEVPLTHEHEGVWVGVLPVAEVPDYRLSVAYDGDPLLLEDPFRFLPTLGEVDLHLVNEGRHEQLWTALGAHVRHYEGADGRAIEGTSFAVWAPSARGVRLKCDANGWDGREHPMRQLGTSGVWELFVPGVGSGTAYKFAILGQDGHWREKADPLARWAEPPASTASKVFESDYTWGDDAWMSARADTAPVSAPMSVYEVHLASWRRHYDGSTWSWDQLATDLVAYVQDLGFTHVELMPVMQHPFGGSWGYHVTSYFAPDSRFGDPDGFRLLVDRLHQAGIGVILDWVPGHFATDEWALARFDGTPLYEDPNPQRGWHQEWGSHIFNFGRPEVRNFLFANAVYWCEEFHVDGLRVDGVASMLYLDYSRKEGEWSPNKYGGRENLEAVQFLQEMNATVYRRVPGVVTIAEESTSWPGVTKPTDADGLGFGFKWNMGWMHDSLTYMAHEPVHRAYHHGEMTFSLVYAWSENFVLPISHDEVVHGKGSLLRKMPGDRWQQLANLRAYLAFMWGHPGKQLLFMGVELGQESEWAESRELDWWLLEHPEHAGVHRLVRDLNRVYAESGALWAQDHSPDGFAWIDANDAGRNVFSFVRRAPGHPDLVCVSNFSAVPHHGVRVGFPAAGEWAEVLNTDAETYTGSGVGNFGSVTAVDGEHHGHPAYADVSLPPLGTVWFRAAR; this is encoded by the coding sequence ATGACCCCCCCAGCCCCCACCGAGCCTCCCACCCGGGCCGCTACCGGCACCGGCACGAGCCCCCGACCGGTCCCCCGCGAGGAGCTCGACCAGCTCGTCCGCGGCGAGCACGGGCACCCGCACGCGGTGCTCGGCCCGCACGTGCACGAGGGGGCCGTCACCGTCCGGGCGCTGAAGCCGCTGGCCGCCCGGGTCGCCGTCGTCGGCGAGTTCGGTGAGGTGCCGCTGACCCACGAGCACGAGGGCGTCTGGGTCGGGGTGCTCCCGGTCGCGGAGGTGCCCGACTACCGACTCTCGGTCGCCTACGACGGCGACCCGCTGCTGCTCGAGGACCCCTTCCGCTTCCTGCCCACGCTGGGCGAGGTGGACCTCCACCTGGTCAACGAGGGCCGGCACGAGCAGCTGTGGACCGCCCTGGGTGCCCACGTGCGCCACTACGAGGGGGCCGACGGGCGCGCCATCGAGGGCACCTCGTTCGCGGTGTGGGCGCCCTCGGCGCGCGGCGTGCGCCTGAAGTGCGACGCCAACGGCTGGGACGGCCGCGAGCACCCCATGCGACAGCTGGGCACGTCCGGGGTGTGGGAGCTGTTCGTGCCCGGCGTCGGGTCGGGGACGGCGTACAAGTTCGCGATCCTGGGCCAGGACGGCCACTGGCGCGAGAAGGCCGACCCGCTGGCGCGCTGGGCCGAGCCGCCGGCCAGCACCGCGTCGAAGGTCTTCGAGTCCGACTACACCTGGGGCGACGACGCGTGGATGTCCGCACGCGCCGACACCGCGCCGGTCAGCGCCCCGATGAGCGTCTACGAGGTGCACCTGGCCTCGTGGCGGCGCCACTACGACGGCAGCACCTGGTCGTGGGACCAGCTGGCCACCGACCTGGTGGCCTACGTGCAGGACCTCGGCTTCACCCACGTCGAGCTGATGCCGGTGATGCAGCACCCCTTCGGCGGCTCGTGGGGCTACCACGTCACGTCGTACTTCGCGCCCGACAGCCGCTTCGGCGACCCCGACGGCTTCCGGCTGCTGGTCGACCGGCTCCACCAGGCCGGCATCGGCGTGATCCTGGACTGGGTGCCCGGCCACTTCGCCACCGACGAGTGGGCGCTGGCCCGCTTCGACGGCACCCCCCTCTACGAGGACCCCAACCCCCAGCGCGGGTGGCACCAGGAGTGGGGCAGCCACATCTTCAACTTCGGTCGCCCCGAGGTGCGCAACTTCCTGTTCGCCAACGCCGTGTACTGGTGCGAGGAGTTCCACGTCGACGGCCTGCGCGTGGACGGTGTCGCCTCGATGCTCTACCTCGACTACTCCCGCAAGGAGGGCGAGTGGTCGCCCAACAAGTACGGCGGGCGGGAGAACCTCGAGGCCGTGCAGTTCCTGCAGGAGATGAACGCCACCGTCTACCGACGGGTGCCCGGGGTGGTCACCATCGCCGAGGAGTCCACCTCCTGGCCCGGCGTCACCAAGCCGACCGACGCCGACGGCCTGGGCTTCGGCTTCAAGTGGAACATGGGCTGGATGCACGACTCGCTGACCTACATGGCCCACGAGCCGGTGCACCGCGCCTACCACCACGGGGAGATGACCTTCTCGCTGGTCTACGCCTGGTCGGAGAACTTCGTGCTCCCGATCAGCCACGACGAGGTCGTGCACGGCAAGGGGTCGCTGCTGCGCAAGATGCCCGGTGACCGGTGGCAGCAGCTGGCCAACCTGCGCGCCTACCTCGCCTTCATGTGGGGCCACCCCGGCAAGCAGCTGCTCTTCATGGGCGTGGAGCTGGGCCAGGAGTCGGAGTGGGCGGAGTCCCGCGAGCTCGACTGGTGGCTGCTGGAGCACCCCGAGCACGCCGGGGTGCACCGGCTGGTCCGCGACCTCAACCGCGTCTACGCCGAGTCCGGGGCGCTGTGGGCGCAGGACCACTCCCCCGACGGCTTCGCCTGGATCGACGCCAACGACGCCGGCCGCAACGTCTTCTCCTTCGTCCGCCGTGCCCCCGGGCACCCCGACCTCGTGTGCGTCTCCAACTTCTCAGCGGTGCCGCACCACGGGGTGCGCGTGGGCTTCCCGGCGGCCGGTGAGTGGGCGGAGGTGCTCAACACCGACGCCGAGACCTACACCGGCTCCGGGGTCGGCAACTTCGGCTCCGTGACGGCGGTCGACGGCGAGCACCACGGCCACCCGGCGTACGCCGACGTCAGCCTGCCGCCGCTCGGCACCGTGTGGTTCCGGGCGGCCCGCTGA
- a CDS encoding alpha-1,4-glucan--maltose-1-phosphate maltosyltransferase → MVGRIPVMNVMPLVDLGRQPAKATVGEPFRVSATVFREGHDKLAAEVVLTDPSGTRRAPVRMVKHPDVPDLHEAWVTPDLEGAWSFEVQAWSDPLATWQHDAGIKIPAGVDVELMFLEGRLLFERVAATLEPADTKARQVLEGAVLAAQDTERPAAARLAALRDPELTQVLLEHPLRELVTVEGPYPAYADRERALFGSWYEFFPRSEGATKDPTTGKVRSGTFRTAAKRLDAVAAAGFDVIYLPPIHPIGEVNRKGPNNTLTPGPDDTGSPWAIGSKDGGHDAIHPDLGTMADFDAFVARAGELGLEVALDLALQAAPDHPWVTTHPQFFTTRADGSIAYAENPPKKYQDIYPLNFDNDPSGICREVLRVVKLWMSHGVRIFRVDNPHTKPVAFWEWLLKEVRRTDPDVLFLSEAFTRPAMMHGLGAVGFHQSYTYFTWRTAKWEIEEYLRELSSESDHLMRPNFFVNTPDILHAYLQYGGPAAFKVRAALAATSSPSWGVYAGYELFEHVAVKPGSEEYLDSEKYQIRIRDWDAAEAEGRTLTPYLTRLNELRREHRSLQLLRNLTIHHSDDENVLVFAKQAVVGDPDSDTVVVVINLDPHATRETTVHLDLPSLGMDWGERFVVHDEITHQDWSWGQHNYVRLDPHHEPAHVLTVRRGA, encoded by the coding sequence ATGGTCGGACGCATCCCCGTCATGAACGTGATGCCACTGGTGGACCTCGGTCGGCAGCCCGCGAAGGCGACCGTCGGCGAGCCCTTCAGGGTCTCCGCGACGGTCTTCCGGGAGGGCCACGACAAGCTCGCGGCCGAGGTGGTGCTGACCGACCCCTCGGGCACGCGTCGTGCGCCGGTGCGGATGGTCAAGCACCCCGACGTGCCGGACCTGCACGAGGCGTGGGTGACCCCCGACCTCGAGGGTGCCTGGAGCTTCGAGGTGCAGGCGTGGTCCGACCCGCTGGCCACCTGGCAGCACGACGCGGGCATCAAGATCCCCGCCGGGGTCGACGTGGAGCTGATGTTCCTGGAGGGGCGGCTGCTCTTCGAGCGCGTCGCCGCCACCCTCGAGCCCGCCGACACCAAGGCTCGGCAGGTGCTCGAGGGCGCGGTCCTGGCCGCCCAGGACACCGAGCGCCCCGCCGCCGCCCGGCTCGCGGCCCTGCGCGACCCGGAGCTGACGCAGGTGCTGCTCGAGCACCCGTTGCGCGAGCTGGTCACCGTCGAGGGGCCCTACCCGGCGTACGCCGACCGCGAGCGCGCGTTGTTCGGCAGCTGGTACGAGTTCTTCCCGCGCAGCGAGGGGGCCACCAAGGACCCGACGACCGGGAAGGTCCGCTCCGGCACCTTCCGCACCGCGGCGAAGCGGCTCGACGCCGTTGCCGCCGCCGGCTTCGACGTGATCTACCTGCCGCCGATCCACCCGATCGGCGAGGTCAACCGCAAGGGCCCCAACAACACCCTCACCCCCGGCCCGGACGACACCGGCTCGCCGTGGGCGATCGGGTCCAAGGACGGCGGGCACGACGCGATCCACCCCGACCTCGGCACGATGGCCGACTTCGACGCCTTCGTCGCCCGCGCCGGGGAGCTGGGCCTCGAGGTCGCGCTCGACCTGGCCCTGCAGGCCGCGCCCGACCACCCGTGGGTCACCACCCACCCGCAGTTCTTCACCACCCGTGCCGACGGCTCGATCGCCTACGCCGAGAACCCGCCCAAGAAGTACCAGGACATCTACCCGCTCAACTTCGACAACGACCCCAGCGGCATCTGCCGCGAGGTGCTGCGCGTGGTGAAGCTGTGGATGTCCCACGGGGTGCGGATCTTCCGCGTGGACAACCCGCACACCAAGCCGGTGGCGTTCTGGGAGTGGCTGCTCAAGGAGGTCCGCCGCACCGACCCCGACGTCCTGTTCCTCTCCGAGGCGTTCACGCGCCCGGCGATGATGCACGGCCTGGGCGCGGTCGGCTTCCACCAGAGCTACACCTACTTCACCTGGCGCACCGCGAAGTGGGAGATCGAGGAGTACCTCCGCGAGCTCTCCAGCGAGTCCGACCACCTGATGCGGCCGAACTTCTTCGTCAACACCCCCGACATCCTCCACGCCTACCTGCAGTACGGCGGGCCGGCCGCGTTCAAGGTCCGGGCCGCCCTCGCGGCGACCAGCTCCCCGAGCTGGGGTGTGTACGCCGGCTACGAGCTGTTCGAGCACGTGGCGGTCAAGCCCGGGTCCGAGGAGTACCTCGACTCCGAGAAGTACCAGATCCGCATCCGCGACTGGGACGCCGCCGAGGCCGAGGGCCGCACGCTCACGCCGTACCTCACCCGGCTCAACGAGCTGCGCCGCGAGCACCGCTCCCTGCAGCTGCTGCGCAACCTCACGATCCACCACAGCGACGACGAGAACGTCCTGGTCTTCGCCAAGCAGGCCGTCGTGGGCGACCCCGACAGCGACACCGTCGTGGTGGTCATCAACCTCGACCCGCACGCCACCCGCGAGACGACCGTCCACCTCGACCTGCCGTCGCTGGGCATGGACTGGGGCGAGCGCTTCGTGGTCCACGACGAGATCACCCACCAGGACTGGTCGTGGGGCCAGCACAACTACGTGCGCCTGGACCCCCACCACGAGCCGGCCCACGTGCTGACGGTGCGGAGGGGCGCATGA
- the treS gene encoding maltose alpha-D-glucosyltransferase, producing MSDHLPSESGVDLDEATRSQPDWFKTAVFYEVLVRSFRDSNGDGTGDFAGLVEKLDYLEWLGVDCLWVPPFFPSPLRDGGYDVADYNGVLPAIGTIEEFHRFLDEAHARGIRVIIDFVMNHTSDQHPWFQASRSDPDGPYGDFYVWSDTDELYQEARIIFVDTEPSNWTWDPVRQQYYWHRFFHHQPDLNFDNPAVHDAMIDALRFWLDMGLDGFRLDAVPYLYERPGTNGENLPETHEFLRKVRRIVDEEYPGRVLLCEANQWPQDVVEYFGDFESGGDECHMAFHFPVMPRIFMAVRRESRYPISEILEQTPRIPDNCQWGIFLRNHDELTLEMVTDEDRDYMWQEYAKDPRMKANIGIRRRLAPLLDNDTNQIELFNALLLSLPGSPVLYYGDEIGMGDNIWLGDRDGVRTPMQWTGDRNAGFSSANPGRLDLPVVQDAIYGYESVNVEAQMENPSSLLHWTRRMLAARRHHPAFGLGEFHDLGGSNSCVLSYVREWTDPETGEEDVILCVNNLSRFPQPVELDLRRFEGRRPVELLGNVPFPTVGELPYLLTLAGYGFYWFRLTAPEHLEEDQLL from the coding sequence ATGAGCGACCACCTGCCCTCCGAGTCCGGCGTGGACCTCGACGAGGCCACCCGGTCCCAGCCCGACTGGTTCAAGACCGCGGTCTTCTACGAGGTCCTGGTCCGCTCCTTCCGCGACTCCAACGGCGACGGCACCGGCGACTTCGCCGGCCTGGTCGAGAAGCTCGACTACCTCGAGTGGCTCGGGGTGGACTGCCTGTGGGTCCCGCCGTTCTTCCCCTCCCCGCTGCGCGACGGCGGGTACGACGTCGCCGACTACAACGGCGTGCTGCCGGCGATCGGCACCATCGAGGAGTTCCACCGCTTCCTCGACGAGGCCCACGCCCGCGGCATCCGCGTGATCATCGACTTCGTCATGAACCACACCAGCGACCAGCACCCGTGGTTCCAGGCCAGCCGCAGCGACCCGGACGGGCCCTACGGCGACTTCTACGTGTGGTCCGACACCGACGAGCTCTACCAGGAGGCTCGGATCATCTTCGTCGACACCGAGCCGTCGAACTGGACCTGGGACCCGGTGCGCCAGCAGTACTACTGGCACCGGTTCTTCCACCACCAGCCCGACCTCAACTTCGACAACCCGGCCGTGCACGACGCGATGATCGACGCGCTGCGGTTCTGGCTGGACATGGGCCTGGACGGCTTCCGCCTCGACGCGGTGCCCTACCTCTACGAGCGTCCCGGCACCAACGGCGAGAACCTCCCCGAGACACACGAGTTCCTCCGCAAGGTGCGGCGCATCGTCGACGAGGAGTACCCCGGCCGGGTGCTGCTGTGCGAGGCAAACCAGTGGCCCCAGGACGTCGTGGAGTACTTCGGCGACTTCGAGTCCGGTGGCGACGAGTGCCACATGGCCTTCCACTTCCCCGTGATGCCGCGCATCTTCATGGCGGTGCGCCGCGAGTCGCGCTACCCCATCTCCGAGATCCTCGAGCAGACCCCGCGCATCCCCGACAACTGCCAGTGGGGCATCTTCCTGCGCAACCACGACGAGCTGACCCTGGAGATGGTCACCGACGAGGACCGCGACTACATGTGGCAGGAGTACGCCAAGGACCCGCGGATGAAGGCCAACATCGGCATCCGCCGCCGCCTGGCCCCCCTGCTGGACAACGACACCAACCAGATCGAGCTCTTCAACGCGCTGCTGCTCTCGCTGCCCGGCTCGCCGGTGCTCTACTACGGCGACGAGATCGGGATGGGCGACAACATCTGGCTCGGCGACCGCGACGGCGTGCGCACGCCGATGCAGTGGACCGGCGACCGCAACGCCGGGTTCTCCTCGGCCAACCCCGGTCGGCTCGACCTGCCGGTCGTCCAGGACGCGATCTACGGCTACGAGTCGGTCAACGTCGAGGCGCAGATGGAGAACCCCTCCTCGCTGCTGCACTGGACCCGCCGGATGCTCGCCGCCCGTCGCCACCACCCGGCGTTCGGCCTCGGGGAGTTCCACGACCTCGGCGGCTCCAACTCCTGCGTGCTCTCCTACGTGCGGGAGTGGACCGACCCCGAGACCGGCGAGGAGGACGTGATCCTCTGCGTCAACAACCTCTCCCGCTTCCCCCAGCCCGTCGAGCTCGACCTGCGGCGCTTCGAGGGCCGCCGGCCGGTGGAGCTGCTCGGCAACGTGCCGTTCCCGACCGTGGGCGAGCTGCCCTACCTGCTCACCCTCGCCGGCTACGGCTTCTACTGGTTCCGGCTGACGGCGCCCGAGCACCTCGAGGAGGACCAGCTGCTGTGA
- a CDS encoding GIY-YIG nuclease family protein produces MAWTYILECADGSYYVGSTTHLDLRVSQHQRGEGATYTQSRRPVRLAWAGEFERIDEAFAFEKQVQRWGRAKRQALIDGRWDDLPGLARGRDLPPT; encoded by the coding sequence ATGGCCTGGACCTACATCCTCGAGTGCGCCGACGGCAGCTACTACGTCGGCAGCACGACCCACCTGGACCTGCGCGTCAGCCAACACCAGCGCGGCGAGGGCGCCACGTACACACAGAGCCGACGACCGGTCCGCCTGGCGTGGGCGGGTGAGTTCGAGCGGATCGACGAGGCGTTCGCTTTCGAGAAGCAGGTCCAGCGGTGGGGGCGCGCCAAGCGGCAGGCCCTGATCGACGGCCGCTGGGACGACCTGCCTGGATTGGCACGGGGGCGCGACCTGCCTCCGACCTGA
- a CDS encoding maltokinase N-terminal cap-like domain-containing protein, whose amino-acid sequence MTSSDTPRGGTPRAPLTLRTDHLDHRVLADYLVRTRWFAGKGRPFTVTGVRRLGEVPAGSVPEPRVVLHLVELTYSDVPAGASDEVERYQVPLALYTEAESRLDHAFVGWWEEPGLGWVHAYDALHDREAMARWQQAFDTAAGRPGGNLVDHESSLAFHRLPGHDLDLAAHSTLFSGEQSNSSVAFGEDALLKVFRKVTAGVNPDVQVHEVLSRAESPDVAHLYGWVDWVDPDSVDPHDPESGEVVQLAMLQQFLRTASDGWDLALSSVRNLFSDPELHASAAGGDFAGEATRLGLTLRAVHDLLVEHFGEDEVPAREVAERMGDRLPAALAAAPALEPHRESLERLFDRVAALGHVGVHRIHGDLHLGQTLRTSLGWKIVDFEGEPAKPLAERLLPDCPWRDVAGMLRSFDYAPRVVERTWAEDDPDGADARAAKAQEWANRAKNHFLVAYAGGEVTPEQRTLLEAYVADKAVYETVYETRNRPTWVEIPLQAVAEIGAS is encoded by the coding sequence GTGACCTCCTCCGACACCCCCCGAGGCGGGACCCCCCGGGCCCCGCTGACGCTGCGGACCGACCACCTCGACCACCGCGTCCTGGCCGACTACCTGGTGCGGACCCGCTGGTTCGCCGGGAAGGGCCGCCCGTTCACCGTCACCGGCGTACGCCGGCTCGGCGAGGTGCCCGCGGGGTCGGTCCCCGAGCCGCGCGTGGTGCTGCACCTGGTCGAGCTGACCTACTCCGACGTGCCCGCCGGGGCCAGCGACGAGGTCGAGCGCTACCAGGTGCCGCTGGCCCTCTACACCGAGGCCGAGTCCCGCCTCGACCACGCCTTCGTGGGCTGGTGGGAGGAGCCCGGCCTGGGCTGGGTGCACGCCTACGACGCCCTGCACGACCGGGAGGCGATGGCCCGCTGGCAGCAGGCCTTCGACACCGCCGCGGGCCGGCCCGGCGGCAACCTGGTGGACCACGAGAGCTCGCTGGCCTTCCACCGGCTGCCCGGCCACGACCTCGACCTCGCCGCGCACTCGACGCTGTTCTCCGGCGAGCAGTCGAACTCCTCGGTGGCCTTCGGGGAGGACGCCCTGCTCAAGGTCTTCCGCAAGGTGACGGCGGGGGTCAACCCCGACGTGCAGGTCCACGAGGTGCTCAGCCGCGCGGAGTCCCCCGACGTCGCGCACCTCTACGGCTGGGTGGACTGGGTCGACCCCGACTCCGTCGACCCCCACGACCCCGAGTCCGGCGAGGTCGTCCAGCTGGCGATGCTGCAGCAGTTCCTGCGCACGGCCTCCGACGGCTGGGACCTCGCGCTGTCCAGCGTGCGCAACCTCTTCTCCGACCCCGAGCTGCACGCCTCGGCCGCGGGCGGCGACTTCGCCGGGGAGGCCACCCGGCTCGGCCTGACCCTCCGGGCGGTGCACGACCTGCTCGTGGAGCACTTCGGCGAGGACGAGGTCCCCGCCCGGGAGGTCGCCGAGCGGATGGGAGACCGGCTGCCGGCCGCCCTGGCCGCCGCCCCGGCGCTGGAGCCGCACCGCGAGTCGCTCGAGCGGCTCTTCGACCGGGTCGCGGCCCTCGGTCACGTGGGCGTGCACCGCATCCACGGCGACCTGCACCTCGGGCAGACCCTGCGCACCTCGCTGGGCTGGAAGATCGTCGACTTCGAGGGAGAGCCGGCCAAGCCGTTGGCCGAGCGGCTGCTGCCCGACTGCCCCTGGCGCGACGTCGCCGGCATGCTGCGCTCCTTCGACTACGCCCCGCGGGTCGTGGAGCGCACCTGGGCCGAGGACGACCCCGACGGTGCGGACGCGCGCGCCGCCAAGGCCCAGGAGTGGGCCAACCGCGCCAAGAACCACTTCCTCGTCGCGTACGCCGGCGGCGAGGTCACCCCCGAGCAGCGCACGCTGCTGGAGGCCTACGTCGCCGACAAGGCCGTCTACGAGACCGTCTACGAGACTCGCAACCGGCCGACCTGGGTGGAGATCCCCCTCCAGGCCGTGGCCGAGATCGGAGCGTCATGA